In bacterium, the DNA window AATGAGCGTTCCGCGCAGTTCGCAGATAGGCCATGCAAAATAATCGGAGGAGTAATTCATGATGCACGAGTGTGAATTCCAGATGCTACCGATTGAAAACGTCCATCTGGACTTCGAGAATCCTCGAATCAAGCAATTCACCGAGATGTATGGTGATGATCTAACGCACGAGCAGATATACCTCGCATTGAACATAAGCACGGGCGCGGAAGGTGCATCTTTTACAACCTTTCACAGCTTAGAACAGTCGATCCGAACACACGGTCGCATCATTCATCCGATACTTGTGAATAAGGAGGTAGATGGGAAGCTTGTTGTAATAGAGGGAAATACAAGGGCGGCAATATACAAAAGCTTCCTTGAAAAGGGCTATCAGGGGGGGTGGGACACAATCCCCGCCATGGTCCATGAGAGGCTAGATCAAGCAGAAATCGATGCCATCCGGCTCCAGAGCCACTTGGTCGGACCTCGTCCATGGGATCCATATTCCAAGGCTAAGTATCTTCATTATCTGCGAAATGCAGAGCATCTGACAATGGCGCAGGTTGTCGACTACTGTGGAGGAAGGCGGTCGGAAGTTCAGACGTATTTGGCAGCATATGAAGACATGGAGGCATACTACCGCGCTAACCTTGGAAGCGATGATGAATTTGATGCGAGTCGGTTCAGCGCCTTTGTGGAACTCCAAAGGCCCAATGTGAAGAGGGCTATATTGAGGGCTGGTTTTGATTCCTCCGATTTCGCTAGATGGGTCATAGAGAAGCAGATCTTCCCCCTAAGCACGGTCAGGATGTTGCCCCAAATACTCGCGAACAAGAGGGCAACGGAGATTTTCCTGAGCGACGGCGCCAGGGAGGCCATCAAGGTCATTGATGCACCGATCTCGGACGAGGTCATCAGAGATGCCTCGCTCGAGGCGCTGGCCCGCGAGGTCATCAGGCGCGTGCGGTCCATGCCGTATTCAGAGCTAAATCTGCTGCGCGAGGAACCCGAAGGCTCGCGGGTGCTGGCGCTGATGGAGGCTAGAGATGAGCTCGAGGTTCTATGCCAAGACATTGTGTCTGATGAGCAGATATGAGCGAATCGGTCGTTCATCAGGTGTTGGTAAAGCGTATGGCAGACTGGGTCGCTGAAGAGCTGCTTGGTGGGAATTCCGCGTCTATCCTCCTTGATTCGCCTTCAATTAAGCTGACTGGTCGGCCACCGACCATCAACGGACATGTGCCGGACCTTTTTGCGGACGACAAAACGTCAAGATTGCTGGTTATCGGTGAGGCGAAATCAGCAAGGGACCTCGAAACGGACCGATCCGAAAAACAGATCATCGCGTTCTTGGAGTACTGCTCGATCCACAAAGACGCCTTATTCGTGCTAGCAGTGCCA includes these proteins:
- a CDS encoding ParB/Srx family N-terminal domain-containing protein yields the protein MMHECEFQMLPIENVHLDFENPRIKQFTEMYGDDLTHEQIYLALNISTGAEGASFTTFHSLEQSIRTHGRIIHPILVNKEVDGKLVVIEGNTRAAIYKSFLEKGYQGGWDTIPAMVHERLDQAEIDAIRLQSHLVGPRPWDPYSKAKYLHYLRNAEHLTMAQVVDYCGGRRSEVQTYLAAYEDMEAYYRANLGSDDEFDASRFSAFVELQRPNVKRAILRAGFDSSDFARWVIEKQIFPLSTVRMLPQILANKRATEIFLSDGAREAIKVIDAPISDEVIRDASLEALAREVIRRVRSMPYSELNLLREEPEGSRVLALMEARDELEVLCQDIVSDEQI